A genomic window from Pseudokineococcus lusitanus includes:
- a CDS encoding bifunctional copper resistance protein CopD/cytochrome c oxidase assembly protein yields MSAGTAPRARRDDDATRTPADGPTGPLPRWWLAVVVLTPVVAVAGLLWALAEGGAAEPDLVRDPGAVVRYGLPLAVVVRDLALAVTIGGLVLAAGVVPARAPSWQAALRAGMVGSLVWTPASLAVLVLTAANLSGTALSDPTFGSQLAVVATQIGQGQALLVSAVVVALVATAAVGVRTPAGAGWTAALAVLALAPLALNAHSTGTSGHETAVSSWGLHVLGVAVWIGGLMALVATARRLGPELPVVARRFSTLAGVGFALVVVSGVLNASLRVAGLGDLLGTGYGRLVLVKTVASVVLGVAGYLHRRSLLATLDARATAGDRVRGPFWRLVAGEVVLVGGVLGVAAALSLTPPPVPQELPPAPTPAEYLTGELLPEPFRPSSVLTQWQPDVLWLGVAIALALAYVRGVLALRRRGDRWPVGRTVAFLLGAALLAYLTSGAPAAYGRTVFSAHMLQHMTLSMLVPIGLVLGAPVTLALRSLPRRRDGSRGPREWLLVLVESRWARFVSHPVVAAVLFAGSLIVFYYTPLFELALSTHVGHLLMTAHFVGVGFLFTNALVGVDPGPPRLGYPLRLVLLFATMAFHAFFGISIISSEALLAQSWFSSTGWGIDALADQRTGGSIAWGLGELPTVVLLVVVAVQWSRSDEREQRRRDRAADRDGDADLTAYNAMLAEKGRGRP; encoded by the coding sequence GTGAGCGCAGGGACGGCGCCGAGGGCGCGGCGGGACGACGACGCAACGCGCACGCCCGCGGACGGGCCCACGGGCCCCCTCCCGCGCTGGTGGCTCGCCGTCGTGGTCCTCACGCCCGTCGTCGCCGTCGCCGGCCTCCTCTGGGCGCTCGCCGAGGGCGGGGCCGCCGAGCCGGACCTCGTCCGCGACCCGGGCGCCGTCGTCCGCTACGGCCTCCCGCTCGCCGTCGTCGTCCGCGACCTCGCGCTCGCCGTGACGATCGGCGGCCTCGTCCTCGCCGCGGGGGTGGTGCCGGCGAGGGCCCCGTCCTGGCAGGCGGCGCTGCGCGCCGGGATGGTCGGCTCCCTCGTGTGGACGCCGGCGAGCCTCGCCGTCCTCGTCCTCACCGCCGCCAACCTCTCCGGCACGGCCCTGTCCGACCCGACCTTCGGCAGCCAGCTCGCCGTCGTCGCGACGCAGATCGGCCAGGGCCAGGCCCTGCTCGTCTCCGCCGTCGTCGTCGCGCTCGTCGCCACGGCCGCCGTCGGCGTCCGCACCCCGGCCGGGGCGGGCTGGACGGCGGCGCTCGCCGTCCTCGCCCTCGCGCCGCTGGCGCTCAACGCGCACTCCACCGGCACGAGCGGCCACGAGACGGCCGTCAGCTCCTGGGGCCTGCACGTGCTGGGCGTCGCCGTGTGGATCGGCGGGCTCATGGCGCTCGTGGCCACGGCCCGCCGCCTCGGCCCCGAGCTGCCCGTCGTCGCGCGCCGCTTCTCGACCCTCGCCGGGGTCGGCTTCGCCCTCGTCGTCGTCTCCGGCGTCCTCAACGCGTCGCTGCGGGTCGCGGGCCTCGGCGACCTGCTCGGCACCGGCTACGGCCGCCTCGTCCTCGTCAAGACGGTCGCGAGCGTCGTCCTCGGCGTCGCCGGGTACCTTCACCGGCGCTCGCTGCTCGCGACCCTCGACGCCCGCGCCACCGCCGGCGACCGCGTGCGAGGCCCCTTCTGGCGCCTCGTCGCGGGGGAGGTCGTCCTCGTCGGCGGCGTCCTCGGCGTCGCCGCGGCCCTGTCGCTGACGCCGCCCCCCGTGCCGCAGGAGCTGCCGCCCGCGCCGACGCCGGCGGAGTACCTCACCGGCGAGCTGCTGCCGGAGCCCTTCCGCCCCTCGAGCGTCCTCACCCAGTGGCAGCCGGACGTGCTCTGGCTCGGCGTCGCGATCGCCCTCGCCCTGGCCTACGTCCGCGGCGTCCTCGCCCTGCGGCGTCGCGGCGACCGGTGGCCGGTCGGGCGCACCGTCGCCTTCCTCCTCGGCGCCGCGCTGCTGGCCTACCTCACGAGCGGCGCCCCGGCCGCGTACGGCCGCACCGTCTTCAGCGCGCACATGCTCCAGCACATGACGCTGTCGATGCTCGTGCCCATCGGGCTCGTGCTCGGCGCGCCGGTCACCCTCGCGCTCCGCTCGCTGCCGCGCCGTCGGGACGGCTCCCGGGGGCCGCGGGAGTGGCTCCTCGTGCTCGTCGAGTCGCGGTGGGCCCGCTTCGTGTCCCACCCCGTCGTCGCGGCGGTGCTCTTCGCGGGCAGCCTGATCGTCTTCTACTACACGCCGCTGTTCGAGCTGGCGCTGTCCACCCACGTCGGGCACCTGCTCATGACGGCCCACTTCGTGGGCGTGGGCTTCCTCTTCACCAACGCGCTCGTGGGGGTCGACCCGGGGCCGCCGCGGCTCGGCTACCCGCTCCGCCTCGTCCTGCTCTTCGCGACGATGGCGTTCCACGCCTTCTTCGGGATCTCCATCATCTCGAGCGAGGCGCTGCTCGCCCAGAGCTGGTTCTCCTCGACCGGCTGGGGCATCGACGCCCTCGCCGACCAGCGCACGGGCGGCAGCATCGCCTGGGGCCTCGGGGAGCTGCCGACCGTCGTCCTGCTCGTCGTCGTGGCCGTCCAGTGGTCGCGCAGCGACGAGCGGGAGCAGCGGCGCCGGGACCGGGCCGCCGACCGCGACGGCGACGCCGACCTCACCGCGTACAACGCGATGCTCGCCGAGAAGGGCCGCGGCCGCCCCTGA
- the treS gene encoding maltose alpha-D-glucosyltransferase, with translation MADGPLVAEQAPPAAHDAPEITYDEQRYPARPRRLRPRAQLEGGRRRRTPRHREADGSNPAYVDWLVQQSMLADAEHLSRQLTGSPAMWRNPYARPDARRAVAATSVWFNAYPISLITRPGESFLAAVGGEQLWEAFQAIGIDGIHTGPVKRAGGLTGWEETPSVDGHFDRVSTQIDPAFGTEEEFRALCEVADAHGGSVIDDIVPGHTGKGADFRLAEMAHGDYPGIYHMVEIPEPSWHLLPDVPAGRDAVNLDAATEARLAAEGFIIGALQRVIFYAPGVKETNWSATGPVVGVDGVTRRWVYLHYFKQGQPSINWLDPTFAGMRLVIGDALHSLAELGTSALRLDANGFLGVERSSEGSPAWSEGHPLSQAANHVIASTVRKVGGFTFQELNLGIEDIRDTGAVGADLSYDFVNRPAYHHALATGDAEFLRLTLRTSLRLGVDPATLVHGLQNHDELTYELVHWATAHATDTYEFRGREVTGDELARTVRADLLEALTGPASDYNRVFTTNGIACTSTSVIAATRGHTTLDSIGDDDVEMIRRAHLLLAMFNAWQPGVFVLSGWDLTGMLTVPEEQVRALTETGDTRWVERGAHDLLDVAPEATTSASGMPRGRSLYGPLPQQLEQADSFATRLSGLLALRAQHHLATATQVDVPDVAHPGMLVMVHRLDGGDASLTSATIQVTVLNFTGERVEGTVRSDTFVPRAAVVDARDGGEVGWVDDLHSFSVWLSPYSGLFLLIHPS, from the coding sequence GTGGCCGACGGCCCCCTCGTCGCCGAGCAGGCCCCGCCGGCGGCGCACGACGCCCCGGAGATCACCTACGACGAGCAGCGCTACCCCGCCCGCCCCCGGCGGCTCCGGCCGCGCGCGCAGCTCGAGGGCGGCCGCCGCCGGCGCACCCCGCGCCACCGCGAGGCCGACGGCTCGAACCCGGCGTACGTCGACTGGCTCGTCCAGCAGTCGATGCTCGCCGACGCCGAGCACCTGAGCCGCCAGCTGACGGGCAGCCCGGCCATGTGGCGCAACCCCTACGCCCGCCCCGACGCGCGGCGGGCGGTCGCCGCCACCTCGGTGTGGTTCAACGCCTACCCGATCTCCCTCATCACGCGGCCCGGCGAGTCCTTCCTCGCGGCGGTCGGCGGCGAGCAGCTGTGGGAGGCGTTCCAGGCCATCGGGATCGACGGGATCCACACCGGCCCGGTCAAGCGGGCGGGCGGGCTGACCGGCTGGGAGGAGACGCCGAGCGTCGACGGCCACTTCGACCGGGTCAGCACCCAGATCGACCCGGCCTTCGGCACCGAGGAGGAGTTCCGGGCGCTGTGCGAGGTCGCGGACGCCCACGGCGGCTCCGTCATCGACGACATCGTCCCGGGCCACACCGGCAAGGGCGCCGACTTCCGCCTCGCCGAGATGGCCCACGGGGACTACCCGGGGATCTACCACATGGTCGAGATCCCCGAGCCGAGCTGGCACCTGCTGCCCGACGTCCCGGCCGGCCGCGACGCGGTCAACCTCGACGCGGCGACGGAGGCCCGGCTGGCCGCCGAGGGCTTCATCATCGGGGCGCTGCAGCGCGTGATCTTCTACGCGCCGGGCGTCAAGGAGACCAACTGGAGCGCCACCGGGCCGGTGGTCGGCGTCGACGGCGTCACGCGCCGCTGGGTCTACCTCCACTACTTCAAGCAGGGCCAGCCGTCGATCAACTGGCTGGACCCCACCTTCGCGGGCATGCGCCTGGTCATCGGCGACGCGCTGCACAGCCTCGCCGAGCTCGGCACGAGCGCCCTGCGGCTGGACGCCAACGGCTTCCTCGGCGTCGAGCGCTCCTCCGAGGGCTCCCCGGCGTGGTCCGAGGGGCACCCGCTCTCGCAGGCCGCGAACCACGTCATCGCCAGCACCGTCCGCAAGGTCGGCGGCTTCACGTTCCAGGAGCTCAACCTCGGGATCGAGGACATCCGCGACACCGGGGCGGTCGGCGCTGACCTGTCCTACGACTTCGTCAACCGGCCCGCGTACCACCACGCCCTCGCCACGGGCGACGCCGAGTTCCTGCGCCTCACGCTGCGGACGTCGCTGCGGCTCGGGGTGGACCCGGCGACGCTCGTCCACGGCCTGCAGAACCACGACGAGCTGACCTACGAGCTCGTCCACTGGGCGACGGCGCACGCCACCGACACCTACGAGTTCCGCGGCCGCGAGGTCACCGGCGACGAGCTCGCCCGGACCGTCCGCGCCGACCTCCTCGAGGCGCTCACGGGCCCCGCGTCCGACTACAACCGCGTCTTCACGACGAACGGCATCGCCTGCACCTCGACGTCGGTCATCGCGGCCACCCGCGGCCACACGACGCTGGACAGCATCGGCGACGACGACGTCGAGATGATCCGGCGCGCGCACCTGCTCCTGGCGATGTTCAACGCCTGGCAGCCGGGCGTCTTCGTCCTCTCGGGCTGGGACCTCACCGGCATGCTCACCGTGCCGGAGGAGCAGGTCCGCGCCCTCACCGAGACGGGCGACACCCGCTGGGTGGAGCGGGGCGCCCACGACCTGCTCGACGTCGCCCCCGAGGCGACGACGTCGGCCAGCGGCATGCCGCGCGGCCGGTCGCTCTACGGCCCGCTGCCGCAGCAGCTCGAGCAGGCGGACTCCTTCGCCACCCGGCTCTCCGGGCTGCTCGCCCTGCGTGCGCAGCACCACCTCGCCACGGCGACCCAGGTCGACGTCCCCGACGTCGCCCACCCGGGGATGCTCGTCATGGTCCACCGCCTCGACGGCGGTGACGCCTCGCTGACCTCGGCCACCATCCAGGTCACCGTCCTCAACTTCACCGGCGAGCGCGTCGAGGGCACCGTCCGCTCGGACACCTTCGTCCCGCGCGCCGCCGTGGTCGACGCCCGCGACGGCGGCGAGGTCGGCTGGGTCGACGACCTGCACAGCTTCAGCGTCTGGCTCAGCCCCTACAGCGGGCTCTTCCTGCTCATCCACCCGAGCTGA
- a CDS encoding Gfo/Idh/MocA family protein has translation MSTATSSRPSEEPVRLVHVGLGDWGTNWERHAIPPVPEVDRVALVDPHEPTLRAAQETFGVPDAACFTSLDAALGAVRADAVLLTTPMTTHVPFALEALAAGAHVLVEKPFAGTVAEAREAVEVAERAGLTLQVSQNYRSYPAPQEARRLLRAGAVGELSAVAVDFRRWDHDAPAGASRHYDFPHPLLFDMAIHHVDLLRMITGRDAVEVYAKVMDPPWSRYREEASAALTVEMTGGLVVSYRGSWVSRAPQTAWAGRWSLEGSDGHLAFTSRGGEGPDDDELELTTATGPGAGEPRRVELARPALWGRSAGLRAFAAAVRGGPAPETTGRDNLGSVALMEAAARSAASGRVEAVEQVGQVQRVQEEQA, from the coding sequence GTGAGCACCGCGACGTCGTCCCGCCCGTCCGAGGAGCCGGTGCGGCTCGTCCACGTGGGGCTCGGGGACTGGGGCACCAACTGGGAGCGGCACGCGATCCCGCCGGTCCCCGAGGTGGACCGGGTCGCCCTCGTCGACCCCCACGAGCCGACGCTGCGGGCCGCGCAGGAGACCTTCGGCGTCCCCGACGCGGCGTGCTTCACCTCGCTCGACGCGGCGCTCGGGGCCGTCCGCGCGGACGCGGTGCTGCTGACGACGCCGATGACGACCCACGTCCCCTTCGCCCTCGAGGCGCTGGCGGCCGGCGCGCACGTGCTCGTGGAGAAGCCCTTCGCGGGCACGGTCGCCGAGGCGCGGGAGGCCGTCGAGGTCGCCGAGCGAGCGGGCCTCACCCTCCAGGTGAGCCAGAACTACCGCTCCTACCCGGCCCCGCAGGAGGCCCGGCGGCTCCTGCGCGCCGGTGCCGTGGGCGAGCTGTCGGCCGTCGCGGTCGACTTCCGCCGCTGGGACCACGACGCGCCCGCGGGCGCGTCGCGGCACTACGACTTCCCGCACCCCCTGCTCTTCGACATGGCGATCCACCACGTCGACCTCCTGCGGATGATCACCGGCCGCGACGCCGTCGAGGTGTACGCGAAGGTCATGGACCCGCCGTGGAGCCGGTACCGCGAGGAGGCGTCGGCCGCGCTGACCGTCGAGATGACCGGCGGCCTCGTCGTCAGCTACCGCGGCAGCTGGGTCAGCCGGGCCCCGCAGACCGCGTGGGCGGGCCGGTGGAGCCTCGAGGGCAGCGACGGGCACCTGGCCTTCACGAGCCGCGGGGGCGAGGGGCCGGACGACGACGAGCTCGAGCTGACGACCGCCACCGGGCCGGGCGCGGGGGAGCCGCGGCGGGTCGAGCTGGCGCGGCCGGCGCTGTGGGGCCGCTCCGCCGGGCTGCGCGCCTTCGCGGCGGCCGTCCGCGGCGGCCCCGCCCCCGAGACGACGGGACGGGACAACCTCGGGAGCGTGGCCCTCATGGAGGCCGCCGCCCGCTCCGCCGCGAGCGGTCGCGTCGAGGCCGTCGAGCAGGTCGGGCAGGTCCAGCGGGTGCAGGAGGAGCAGGCGTGA
- a CDS encoding ThuA domain-containing protein, with protein MSRSLRVLVWNEGVHERDDNPPGIGEYYPDGIHGAIAAGLRRLLPDAEVGTATLDDPEHGLTEEVLARTDVLLWWGHIAHDQVDDAVEARVRRHVLGGMGLLVLHSGHYAKVFTRLLGTTCSLAWRNDGQQELVWTVKPTHPVAEGVPSPLVIPEQEMYGELFDIPDPDDLVFISSFAGGEVFRSGVTFTRGRGRIFYFSPGDQDYPVYHHEDVQRVLANGVRWAAAPEGVDRAVPDVTNPGRTWR; from the coding sequence GTGAGCCGGTCGTTGCGGGTGCTGGTCTGGAACGAGGGCGTCCACGAGCGGGACGACAACCCGCCGGGGATCGGCGAGTACTACCCCGACGGCATCCACGGGGCGATCGCCGCGGGGCTGCGGCGCCTGCTGCCCGACGCCGAGGTGGGCACGGCCACGCTCGACGATCCCGAGCACGGCCTCACCGAGGAGGTGCTCGCCCGCACCGACGTCCTCCTGTGGTGGGGGCACATCGCCCACGACCAGGTGGACGACGCCGTCGAGGCCCGGGTGCGTCGCCACGTGCTCGGCGGCATGGGGCTGCTGGTGCTGCACTCCGGGCACTACGCCAAGGTCTTCACCCGCCTGCTCGGCACCACCTGCTCGCTGGCCTGGCGCAACGACGGGCAGCAGGAGCTCGTCTGGACCGTGAAGCCGACCCACCCCGTCGCCGAGGGCGTGCCGAGCCCGCTGGTCATCCCCGAGCAGGAGATGTACGGCGAGCTCTTCGACATCCCCGACCCGGACGACCTCGTCTTCATCAGCTCGTTCGCCGGCGGCGAGGTCTTCCGCTCCGGGGTGACCTTCACCCGTGGGCGGGGCCGGATCTTCTACTTCTCCCCCGGCGACCAGGACTACCCCGTCTACCACCACGAGGACGTGCAGCGGGTGCTCGCCAACGGCGTGCGGTGGGCGGCGGCCCCGGAGGGCGTCGACCGCGCCGTCCCGGACGTCACCAACCCGGGGCGCACCTGGCGGTGA
- a CDS encoding dihydrolipoamide acetyltransferase family protein, protein MPVQQFRLPDVGEGLTEAEVVTWRVARGDTVAVNDVVVEIETAKSLVELPSPFAGVVRDLLVEPGVTVEVGTPIIAVEVEGADGAPADGGGADGGEDEDPGGNLVGYGPTRRASRRRARATGPTTPPQAAEPVPTPEPEPAPEPEPAPEPAPSAAPVAARPLAAPPVRLLARGRGVDLAAVTPTGTRGEVTRADVLAHASAPAPAPAAPPAVAGETRVPVRGVRRAMADAMVRSVAQAPQATLFHTLDVTRTVKLVAAMKADERFADVRVSPLVVAVRAVVLALGRTPEMGARWDEAAGEVVVPAGAHVGVAAATPRGLVVPVLRDAHTLDLHGLAAGLTALTTTAREGRTPPAAMTGGTFTITNIGALGIESGAPILNPGETGILATGAFARRPWVHRGKVRPRWTATLALTVDHRVVDGAQAGRFLADVAAVVEQPAQALVWS, encoded by the coding sequence GTGCCCGTGCAGCAGTTCCGCCTCCCCGACGTCGGCGAGGGGCTGACCGAGGCCGAGGTCGTCACCTGGCGGGTGGCGCGCGGCGACACGGTCGCGGTCAACGACGTCGTCGTCGAGATCGAGACGGCCAAGTCGCTCGTCGAGCTGCCCTCGCCCTTCGCCGGCGTCGTCCGCGACCTGCTCGTCGAGCCGGGCGTCACCGTCGAGGTGGGCACGCCGATCATCGCGGTGGAGGTCGAGGGCGCCGACGGGGCGCCGGCGGACGGCGGCGGGGCCGACGGCGGCGAGGACGAGGACCCCGGCGGCAACCTCGTCGGCTACGGGCCCACGCGCCGGGCCTCCCGCCGCCGGGCGCGCGCGACCGGCCCGACGACGCCGCCGCAGGCCGCGGAGCCCGTCCCGACCCCCGAGCCCGAGCCGGCCCCCGAGCCCGAGCCGGCCCCCGAGCCGGCGCCCTCCGCCGCGCCCGTCGCCGCCCGCCCGCTGGCCGCGCCCCCGGTGCGGCTGCTGGCCCGGGGCCGCGGCGTCGACCTCGCGGCCGTGACCCCCACGGGCACCCGCGGCGAGGTGACCCGCGCCGACGTCCTCGCGCACGCGTCCGCGCCCGCCCCGGCACCGGCGGCCCCGCCGGCCGTCGCCGGGGAGACCCGCGTGCCCGTCCGCGGCGTCCGCCGCGCCATGGCCGACGCGATGGTCCGCAGCGTCGCGCAGGCGCCGCAGGCCACTCTCTTCCACACCCTCGACGTCACCCGGACGGTCAAGCTCGTCGCGGCGATGAAGGCGGACGAGCGCTTCGCCGACGTCCGCGTCTCCCCGCTCGTCGTCGCCGTCCGGGCCGTCGTCCTGGCCCTCGGCCGCACCCCCGAGATGGGCGCACGCTGGGACGAGGCCGCCGGCGAGGTCGTCGTCCCGGCCGGCGCCCACGTCGGCGTCGCCGCCGCGACGCCCCGCGGGCTCGTCGTCCCCGTGCTGCGGGACGCCCACACGCTCGACCTCCACGGCCTGGCGGCCGGGCTCACGGCGCTGACGACGACGGCCCGCGAGGGCCGCACGCCCCCGGCCGCCATGACGGGCGGCACCTTCACCATCACGAACATCGGGGCGCTGGGCATCGAGTCGGGCGCGCCCATCCTCAACCCGGGGGAGACGGGCATCCTCGCGACGGGTGCCTTCGCCCGGCGCCCGTGGGTCCACCGCGGCAAGGTCCGACCGCGCTGGACGGCCACGCTGGCCCTCACCGTCGACCACCGCGTCGTCGACGGCGCCCAGGCCGGTCGCTTCCTCGCCGACGTCGCGGCGGTGGTCGAGCAGCCGGCCCAGGCCCTCGTCTGGTCCTGA
- a CDS encoding alpha-ketoacid dehydrogenase subunit beta: MTDDVHGTPGEGRTTQRVTLSRAINLGLRAAMEKEPKVLVMGEDVGALGGVFRVTEGLAKDFGDDRVLDTPLAESGIVGTAVGLALRGYRPVCEMQFDGFVFPAFDQITTQLAKMTHRTRGAASMPVVVRIPFGGGIGAVEHHSESPETYFAHTTGLRVVSPSNPVDAYWMIQQAVESPDPVVFLEPKRHYWDKAELDTAATPYPLHRSRVVRPGTDVTVVAYGPTVPMALRAADVAAGEGRSLEVVDLRSLTPLDLGPVEESVRRTGRLVVAHEAPTFLGLGAEVAARVAETCFFSLEAPVLRVGGLAVPYPVSRLEEEYLPDADRLLDAVDRVLDT; this comes from the coding sequence ATGACGGACGACGTCCACGGGACGCCGGGCGAGGGCCGGACGACGCAGCGCGTCACCCTCTCCCGCGCGATCAACCTGGGGCTGCGGGCGGCGATGGAGAAGGAGCCGAAGGTCCTCGTCATGGGCGAGGACGTCGGCGCCCTCGGCGGGGTCTTCCGCGTCACCGAGGGGCTGGCCAAGGACTTCGGCGACGACCGCGTCCTCGACACCCCGCTCGCCGAGTCCGGCATCGTCGGGACGGCGGTGGGGCTGGCCCTGCGCGGCTACCGGCCGGTCTGCGAGATGCAGTTCGACGGCTTCGTCTTCCCGGCGTTCGACCAGATCACGACGCAGCTGGCGAAGATGACGCACCGCACGCGCGGGGCGGCGTCCATGCCGGTGGTCGTCCGGATCCCCTTCGGCGGCGGCATCGGCGCGGTGGAGCACCACAGCGAGTCGCCCGAGACGTACTTCGCGCACACGACGGGCCTACGGGTCGTCAGCCCCAGCAACCCCGTCGACGCCTACTGGATGATCCAGCAGGCGGTCGAGTCGCCCGACCCCGTCGTCTTCCTCGAGCCCAAGCGGCACTACTGGGACAAGGCCGAGCTCGACACCGCGGCGACGCCGTACCCGCTGCACCGCTCCCGCGTCGTCCGCCCCGGCACCGACGTCACGGTCGTCGCCTACGGGCCCACGGTGCCGATGGCGCTGCGGGCCGCCGACGTCGCCGCCGGCGAGGGCCGCAGCCTCGAGGTCGTCGACCTCCGCTCGCTCACCCCGCTCGACCTCGGCCCCGTCGAGGAGTCGGTGCGCCGCACCGGCCGGCTCGTCGTCGCCCACGAGGCACCGACGTTCCTCGGCCTCGGCGCCGAGGTGGCGGCCCGGGTCGCGGAGACCTGCTTCTTCTCGCTGGAGGCCCCGGTGCTCCGGGTCGGCGGCCTCGCCGTCCCGTACCCGGTCTCGCGGCTCGAGGAGGAGTACCTGCCCGACGCCGACCGCCTCCTCGACGCGGTCGACCGGGTCCTCGACACCTGA